From the Vibrio tubiashii ATCC 19109 genome, the window CTGGTCATGCAGATTCTGTTGGCGATGTTCAGTACAACCAAAAACTGGCCATGGGTCGAGCTAAACAAGTGAAACGTTATCTGATTATCTTCGGATTAAACCCATCAAGAGTTGAGACTCAATCCGTGGGTGACACGCTTCCTCTTTATGATGGCGAGTCAGAAGGTGTACGCCTAACCAACCGCCGAGTAAGTATTGAAGTGGTTGATACACAAGAACAAGCTGAGCAGCGTTTGCAAGGAGGTTACAATGAAATGGACTAACTATATCGCCCTATTCCTACTGACCTCACTTTGCTCTTTTGCCCAAGCAAATGAAGAACGTGTGCAGATTGGCGACCTTATCCAAGTTAACCTTCCTGGGGAGTCATCATTAAACAAAGGCTTCCAAGTTGATAAACGTGGCCGAATTACACTACCTGAAGTTGGCGCTCTGTACGTCGCAGGTTATAGCGAACCTCAGCTAGAGCAAGCGGTAAAGGATGCGCTAGAAAAAGTGTATCGTGATCTCTCCTCTGCTTCTGTTTACATCGCTGAGCAACAAATCCTTATCTCCGTGCAAGGCTATGTCAACTCGCCGGGCGAATACACTTTATCTAAAACCTCTGATATCCAAATGGCGATTCACGCCGCAGGTGGTCTTCGTGCCGGTGCCCAGTTAAACAACCTTTTCATTAAACGCGGCAAAGATAAGATCAAATTTAACTATAAAACCTTTCTAGACACGGGTGATGAGACCCTACTCCCTGAACTTGAGTCACTTGATACCATCTTTATCCCGGCGTCTCCGCTTGTGGGTAATATTGAGCAGGAGTTTGACGCTAACAAACTGGCTAATGCTGGTGACAGCGCTGATGGTCGAACAGCGATTAAAGTGTTTGGTGAGGTTAACGCGCCGGGTTCATTCAGTTTCAAAGCAAACACGGATCTGGTTGATGTCATCATGCGTGCAGGTGGTGTAACTCGCTATGCATCTGTTGAACAAATCCGAGTCATTTCTGATAACACACCTAAGCTATTCAACCTTAAAACCTACCTTGATAGTGGTGATGTATCGCTATTGCCAACCCTCACACCAGGCACAACGATCTTCGTTCCTAAACAAGAAGAAGAGATCAAAGCGGGCGCTAACGTTGTTTACATCATGGGTGAAGTAGCAAGCCCTGGTGCTTATGAAGGCAAAAAGAACGCATCGTTCATGGATATTCTCGCTAATGCAGGTGGCCCTACGCGTTATGCAGAATCTCGCCAAATTCGCGTAATCAAAGCTGACGGGAAAGTGATCAAATTCGACTTAACTGCATTCACCGAAGGTTTAACTCGTAAAAGTCCACCAGCTATAGGCCCTGGTGACGCGATTTTCGTCCCTGAAAAAACCGATATGAATGAGAAATCATGGCTGAAGATTGCACCTAGCCGCGCTGTAAGCGTTATCGGCGAAGTGGTTCGCCCAGGTCGTGTAGAATGGTCAGATGAAATGGATCTAATGGACCTTCTCTCTCATGTGGGTGGCCCTACACTACGCGCTGACACCTCAAAAATCGAGGTCGTAACAGCGGGTAACAAGTTACATATCTTTAATCTGGACGAGTTCATTTTAAACGGTGCACCTAATAGCGAACTGCCAAACATATCTGCCGGTGCTATCGTTCGCGTGCACGATCTTCCACAAGATCCATCGGATAATAAGTCTCAATGGGTACGTCAGAGCTCAGATGCCTCTATCTATGTATTTGGTCAAGTGAATGCACCGGGTCGATACCGCTTTACCAAAGATATGCACTTCCTCGATATTTTGTCAGCCGCGGATGGCCCAACCAAAGACGCTGATATTCATAACATCCGTATTACCCATCGCGATAAAACCTATTCAAAAGTGAGCAAACTTAACCTGTCACTTTACTTTGAAACAGGAGATGAAAGCCTGCTGCCAAATGTGACTATGGGTGACACTATTTACATCCCTGAAAAAGACAAAATCTGGCTAGACCGCTCGAAGGAATCAACGGTGCGTGTACTAGGTGCAGTCAATAACCCAGGCCGATATGTCTTTGACGATAACATGACAGTGCTGGATCTACTCGCGGAAGCTGGCGGTCCGTCAGAGCGTGCCTATCTAGAGAAGATCTCGATTGTGAACATGTCTTGTTGTCAGGGACAAGCGAGAACATTTGACCTGATTGATTTCAGTAAAACGGCAAACATTTACAAGCTTCCCGTGTTGCGTGCTGGCGATACCATCTACGTGCCAGATCGCAACGAAAGCTTCCTTGAAAAAGCGCGTGTTGGTTTAGAAGACATTTTGCGCCTAACGACAACCATCGTTCTAATAGGAGCACTGTAATGATTATTCCAGCGACACATACAGAAATTGAGCAGATATACCTAACAGCAGAGATGAGCGAATGCCGTTCCCTTTGCATCACGGCATGCCAATCAGGTGACGGCGTCACATCCGTAGTTGCAGCGCTTGCAGAAAGATACTTGCTTGCCGGTCACAGAACCTTAGTTGTCGATCTTAATACCTTTCATCCCGCTTTCGAGTGTATAGACATTGCACCTAGCGATGATGACAACGTAGGCCTGCTAGTTGAACATGCCTCAACACATCAAATGTTTACCGGGTTAACGGTACCTAACAACCAATCTGCCCTTCTGGCTTACAAAGACCCTGCGCAGTTGCAAAATGCCGTCACTCAATGGCTAACGCAATATGACCGCGTGATTTGCGATACCTCTCCATTGCTGCATATCAACAGAGGTAATATTCCTGCACAAGTTGTCGCGAGTGCCTGTGACCAGACAGCTCTCGTAATCATGGGTGGGAAGACTTCTTCAGGCCAGCTAGAAAAAGCATTGCAACTTATAAATAACCCATCGATATCACTACTTGGCTCAGTGCTAAACCTAAAACAGCAAGCAACACTCGCACAAGAAATGGTTCGCGAATTGAATCGACTTAAATTTATACCTAAGTCTTGGCGCGACAAGTGGGCAAGTAAAATCTTAACTAACGAGTTTCTGGCCCAGTCAGCATAGGAGTTTCTATGAGAACAACGACACTTTCTCTATCTACCCTCTTGCTATCAACGGCTACCTTAGCTGATACACTCACATTTGGTGTTGTCCCTCAGCAATCAGCAAGTAGGCTTGCCAAGCAATGGGGACCATTAGTAGACACTCTCAAAGAGCAAACAGGTTACGAAATTACTTTCAGTACAGCGCCAAATATTCCAGAGTTTGAGAAGCGTTTGTCTGAAGGTGAATATGATTTGGCTTACATGAATCCTTATCACTACACCGTTTTTAGCCAAGTCAGTGGGTATAGAGCGATAGCAAAAGCCAAAGACAAGCGGATAAAAGGAATCATTGTCGCGAGAAAGTCGAATGACTATCAATCGCTTGAAGATTTACAAGGTCAAACTCTTGCTTTTCCCTCCCCAGCAGCTTTTGCGGCTACTGTCCTAACTCAAAGTGACTTAAAAAATGCCGATGTTGAATTCGAATCGGACTATGTCTCTTCACACGACTCAGTCTACCTCTCGGTTGCGAAAGGTTTCTATCCTGCAGGTGGCGGCGTGATGCGGACATTCAACACATTGCCAGACGTCGTTAAGTCGCAGTTGGAACCAATCTGGATCACTAAGCCTTATACCCCACATGCTATCGCTTACCATCCCAGGCTAAGAAATGACCAAGCCAATGCCATTCAGGCTGCGTTAGTTTCACTGCAAAATACGTCCCAAGGTGGACAGCAGCTCAAATCTTTAAACATAAAAGGATTTGAGCCAGCTAGCGATTCAGATTGGGATGACGTAAGAGCACTAAATATTAAGATACTTGAGTAACTGGAGGCAGCTATGACATTGCGTTCGAAGACGATATTGGGTATTGCCGTTATTGAGATCACTGTGCTCGTTATTCTGGTGTTGAGTGCGATGAGCTTTCTCTCTGATTCAAATGAGAAACAGCTCCTACAACGTGCCAACTCAAGCGCTGTTATGTTTACCCATGCGGCTAAAGATGCCGTGTTATCAACGGATATCGCTACACTCGAAGATCTTGTTCAAGAGTTTATGACTTTAGAAGATGTGGCTTATGTTCGGGTACTACGTAATGGTCAAGAGATGGCGTGCGCCGGTGATAAGCAACTTCTTCAGCGCTCAATGCTTAGCGACAGCTCTTTGAACGATGTCGACGACGGGATTTTCGATCTGCGTACTCCTATTGAAAGCAATGGCACAGTTTTCGGCTACGTAGATATTGGTTTTGAAACGAATGCGATTAAAACCATGCTCGATGAGGCGCAAAAAGCCATCATTAGTATTGCAACCATTGAAGTGGTCTTGGTCGCTATCTTTTCATTTATTCTTGGTACCTATCTTACGCGCAACCTTTCTCGTTTAACCGCAGCCGCAAACACAGTCGGTCAGCATGGCCCCGGATTCCAACTTAACGAGCATTCAAAAGATGAACTTGGTGAAGTAACCAAAGCTTTCGATGAAATGTCAGCCAAACTGGAAAGAGACTATCAAGTCCTTACCGAAGCAAGAGAAGGTGCAGAACAAGCCAATGATTCTAAAAGTCGCTTCTTAGCCTCAATGTCCCACGAGATACGTACACCGATGAATGGTGTGCTTGGGATTTTAAATATACTGGAAGAAACAAAACTCACCGATGAGCAGAAAAAACTAGTCAACACCGCAACCGAATCAGGTCATTTCTTGTTATCCGTCATCAATGACATTCTTGATTTTACACGGATGGAGTCCAATACACTGATTTTGGAAGACAAACCATTCGATTTCCGCCACTGTGTTGAAAGTGTCGTCGATTCTTTCTCTCCCACCGCATCAAACCAAAACTTAATACTCCATTGTTATATTGAGGGGACGGTTCCGAGTAAGGTTAGTGGTGACAAAAATCGAGTGAAGCAAATCCTGCTTAATTTAATTGGCAACGCAATCAAGTTTACCCATGAAGGCAGCGTCACAATTAAAGTCCGCTCTGAGGCTGTTACACAAAACAAAGCGAAAATCGTCTGTCAGATTCAGGACACTGGCATAGGGATCAGCAAAAGTGCTATCGAGTATCTGTTCGATGAATTTACTATGGTTGATCAAACATACTCTCGCAGTAAAGAAGGCTCTGGTCTTGGCCTAGCGATTTGCCGACGTTTGTGTAACCTGATGGATGGCGAAGTCAGCGTAGAAAGTGAGCCGGGTATAGGAAGCACGTTTACTTTTGATATTACGCTAGCGATCGCCGATGACTTAATTACTTCGCCGACTACAACGCCAAAACGTCAAGAGTTACTCCGCCCAGATGCCCGTATTCTTGTCGCTGAAGACAACAAAGCAAACCAACTCGTCATCCGCGAAATGTTTAAACGCGTTGGTCTCTCAATCGATATTGCTGAAAATGGTAAACACGCCGTATCCATGGTGCAAGAGTATCAATATGACCTGATATTTATGGACATTTCCATGCCAGAAATGGACGGTATGGAAGCTTGCCAAGCCATTCGACATCTTGAAGACGATCATACCGCTAACTTACCTATTATTGCACTGACGGCTCACTCCCTCGCCGGTGATAAAGAGAAGTTTCTTGCATCAGGTATGGACGATTACTTGTCAAAACCTCTTAGGTTGTCACAACTAATTGAAAAAATTAATCTATTCTTAAATAACGATAGTGTTGAAGATGAAGCTCAAAGAATAGAACCATCACGATTGAATGAGCAACATAATACATATAAAAAGACACAACAGAACTTAAGCAATCAACGTAAGGAAACGGCGGGTTTGGAACTGGTAGACGAACAAATTTTACAGCAAATGATCGAAGATACGAGCGCGGAAGTTATCCCTTTGCTAATCGACCACTACGTTGAAGAATCTGAGCAGCGCCTGGCGAAGATTTATAAGGCCATGGATGACAAAGACAAAGAGACGTTAGAGTTTGAAGCCCACACATTGGGCAGTTCTTCACTCGCTCTGGGTAATCGCACATTGTCTAATCTCGCGAGAAAAATCGAACACATGTGTTTGGATGGTCAGAAGGAACAAGCATTCTCCTTTAAGCAAGAGCTGGAACATCTCGCCCAACAATCATTGCAAGCACTCGAAGAGCGCAAACAACAAGGGTTCAGCGAACCGACACAACTATAAAGGCTTAAGATAGGACATCGTAATGAAACCAAAAGTATTACTTATTGAAGACTCGACTTCGCTTGCGATTTTGTACAAGCAGTATGTAAAAGATGAGCCTTATGACTTGTTTCATGTCGAGACAGGTCGAGAAGCTATCGCCTTTATAGAAAGAAACGTTCCGCAACTGGTGATTCTAGATCTCAAATTACCCGATATGGACGGCGAACAGATTCTCGATTGGATAAATGATAACCAGGTGCCGACATCAGTTGTTATCGCAACCGCACATGGCTCTGTCGACCTCGCGGTTAACCTGGTTCAAAAAGGTGCGAAAGACTTTCTTGAAAAGCCGATCAATGCCGACCGTTTAAAAACCTCCATCGCGCTGCACCTGCAGCAAGTCAAACTCGAACACCTTGTGGAAGATATTGAAAGCAAGTTCGACAGAAACCGCTTTCATGGTTTTATTGGTTCAAGCTTACCAATGCAAGGTGTCTATAAGATCATTGACTCGGTCGCGCCAACGACAGCTAGCGTGTTCATTGTCGGCGAAAGCGGTACCGGTAAAGAAGTTTGCGCCGAAGCGATTCACAAAGAAAGTAAACGCAAAGACAAGCCGTTTGTCGCTATCAACTGTGGCGCTATTCCAAAAGACCTGATGGAAAGTGAAATATTTGGTCATGTCAAAGGCGCGTTTACTGGCGCGACAGCTGACAGAAAAGGCGCTGCATCGATGGCAAATGGCGGTACGCTGTTTTTAGATGAGCTTTGTGAGATGGAATTAGAAATGCAGAAGAAACTGTTAAGATTCCTCCAAACTGGCACCTTCACTCCACTCGGCGCAAACAAAGAAATGAAGGTTGACGTCCGCATTATCTGTGCGACTAACCGAGATCCTTTAGTTGAAGTTGAAGAAGGACGATTTAGGGAAGATCTCTATTATCGTGTCCACGTCGTTCCACTTGATATGCCGCCTCTAAGGGAGCGCGGCACTGACATCCTTACTTTAGCAACGCACTTCCTTAAACTTTATGCCAAAGAAGATGGGAAAAAGTTCAACGCGATTCATCGCGATGCGGAATCAACATTGAAGCGTTACACTTGGCCCGGTAACGTACGCCAATTGCAAAACATTGTACGCAACATTGTGGTACTTAATGACGACAGCCATCTACGTCTAGAACATTTACCGGATCAGGTCACAACGAGTCGCAAATTGAAATCTAGCATTTCACCTAAACCCGCGCCCGCTGTAACGCCGCCTCCCCCTCCAGCCAGTGAGGAAGCGTTGGAAGGCAATACTATTCAACCAATCTCTGCCAATTCGCAAGCAGATAAACCTGTCACTATCCGACCAATGTGGCAAATCGAACGAGAAGCCATTCAGCAAGCCATTGACTATTGTGATGGTAACGTTCTCAACGCCGCAGTGTTATTGGAGTTAAGCCCTTCAACAGTTTATCGCAAGAAACAAGCTTGGGAAGCAGAAGATGAGCAACAACTCGTCTGATGAAGTTTGGCTGGTTATTGATAGCTTAACTTTTGGTGGTATTGAAACTCATGTGCTTGAGCTTGCTAAAGGGCTCAAGCAGTTTCAAGTTCCAGTGACGGTACTATTTCTTTGCACATACCCTCAAAGACAACTACTTGAAGAAAAGCTTGAAACCAACCAAATTCCTACTAAGCATCTAGACGGTGATGGCCATAGCTATTTCATAACACTGCTTCATCTCGTTCGGATGCATAGACCTGCCCTTTTACACGCTCATGGATACAAGGCGAGTATTACAACTAAGCTGATTCGTTTGTTAACGGGTGTAAGACAGATTTCAACCTACCATGCGGGCGAGACTCCTTCGGGCAAGGTATGGTTGTATGACTTTATTGACCGCTTCACTTCGTTTGTTTCAAATCACTCGATTGCTGTTAGTGACAAAATTGCTGAAAAACTTGTTTCTAGAACGATTTGTTTTAATAACTTCATTGATACAAGAGAAACTCAGCATTCTAAGGGACAGCAGATCGCTTTTGTCGGTCGACTCTGCCACGAAAAAGGACCAGACAGATTTATCGAGCTAGCTAACGCGAATTACCAACTCAAGTTCGATATCTATGGTTCAGGCGTTCTCGAAGATGAACTCAAACAACTTGCGACTGATAATGTTCGTTTTCACGGTCACCAGAACAACATGAATGCCATTTGGCCCAATGTTGGTGTTTTGATCATTTGCTCTCGATATGAAGGCTTGCCAATGACGGCTTTGGAGGCCATGGCACGCGGCATACCCGTCTTCTCTCTCAAAGTCGGGAACATGCCCAGCTTAATTGCTCATCAAACAAACGGTTATTTGGTCAATAACATGGATGAGTTAGGCTTGGCTTTAACCACTTTCCTTACCCAGAATGAAAAACAAACAGCCCAATTAAAACAACAGGCAGTCGAAACCATAGAGCAGAGTTATTCTCAATCAGCGGTCATTCCCCAGATACTCGAGCTGTACTTTCCTAGGGCGTGTTGACCCTTTCGCGGTTAAATTTTACTCGAAAGGTCAACTCACCCTATTGTTCAATCTGATTGTCAAATTGAGAAATAACCTACCATTTATTCTGACGATAAATATTATCCCATAAAAACATCAACTTATATTAACCTCTTTATTGGCACTCCATTTGCGTTATTTAACTCAATAAACCTATTAATCCGTTTTTTTGAGACAGTTACGTAAGGGGTCGGCAATGAAAAAGAAGATTCTATTTGTACATTATGGTGATGATTGGATTCGAGGTAGTGAGAAGTGCCTACTGGATCTAATAAAATACCTGCGTAACCGCCGCTATGAAGCATTTGTTTGGACAAATAATCGCGAGCTTTCAAAGCAGCTTGAGTTGTTCAATGTGCCTAACGAACTAGATAACTTTCCATTGTTACTAGGTTGGAAAGCACCTAAATACAACGTTTCAGACTGGATGGAACTGATCAACCATGGACGCAAAATAATTGAACGCGAACAGATTGATTTGGTTCATATTAATAGTGGTGCACCTTGCCAATGGATGCTAGCTGCTGCAAGGCTAAGTAATGTGCCTGTCGTCACCCAGTTACACTGCTCTTATCCTACTAGAGATAGATTAACTCTTGGTCTTCACCTATCTCCGCATATCATTTCAGTCAGTAAATCAGTAAGTGAATCTTTAGTAAGAGATGGCTACCCACAAGAACGAGTGTCCGTTGTTCACAATGGGATTGACGTTCAAGCCCTATCTAATCAATCCCCTGTTGACCTCCGCATTGAGCTTGGTATTCCCAAAGAAGACTTTGTTTTCGCTACGGTTGGCTCACTCATTCATCGTAAAGGGGTAGATAGAATTCTTACCGCGTTACGTCACGTCACCTTGGAGTACCCAAATGTACGCTTAGT encodes:
- a CDS encoding glycosyltransferase family 4 protein, yielding MKKKILFVHYGDDWIRGSEKCLLDLIKYLRNRRYEAFVWTNNRELSKQLELFNVPNELDNFPLLLGWKAPKYNVSDWMELINHGRKIIEREQIDLVHINSGAPCQWMLAAARLSNVPVVTQLHCSYPTRDRLTLGLHLSPHIISVSKSVSESLVRDGYPQERVSVVHNGIDVQALSNQSPVDLRIELGIPKEDFVFATVGSLIHRKGVDRILTALRHVTLEYPNVRLVVIGDGPMSSKLQQQADYLHLSDNVHFVGEKSNVVGWLKGCDAFISGARSEAFGLVIAEAALAKLPIVAPFEGGIPEFIQHGQTGVLYPNNGVAPIAKAMRILVNNPKLCARLANQAHESIVKHHDISVSCAKIERLYLTLLDQPQQSKRSYLNTLLPIKTYVANRLSLGGQHG
- a CDS encoding phosphate/phosphite/phosphonate ABC transporter substrate-binding protein, coding for MRTTTLSLSTLLLSTATLADTLTFGVVPQQSASRLAKQWGPLVDTLKEQTGYEITFSTAPNIPEFEKRLSEGEYDLAYMNPYHYTVFSQVSGYRAIAKAKDKRIKGIIVARKSNDYQSLEDLQGQTLAFPSPAAFAATVLTQSDLKNADVEFESDYVSSHDSVYLSVAKGFYPAGGGVMRTFNTLPDVVKSQLEPIWITKPYTPHAIAYHPRLRNDQANAIQAALVSLQNTSQGGQQLKSLNIKGFEPASDSDWDDVRALNIKILE
- a CDS encoding sigma-54-dependent transcriptional regulator produces the protein MKPKVLLIEDSTSLAILYKQYVKDEPYDLFHVETGREAIAFIERNVPQLVILDLKLPDMDGEQILDWINDNQVPTSVVIATAHGSVDLAVNLVQKGAKDFLEKPINADRLKTSIALHLQQVKLEHLVEDIESKFDRNRFHGFIGSSLPMQGVYKIIDSVAPTTASVFIVGESGTGKEVCAEAIHKESKRKDKPFVAINCGAIPKDLMESEIFGHVKGAFTGATADRKGAASMANGGTLFLDELCEMELEMQKKLLRFLQTGTFTPLGANKEMKVDVRIICATNRDPLVEVEEGRFREDLYYRVHVVPLDMPPLRERGTDILTLATHFLKLYAKEDGKKFNAIHRDAESTLKRYTWPGNVRQLQNIVRNIVVLNDDSHLRLEHLPDQVTTSRKLKSSISPKPAPAVTPPPPPASEEALEGNTIQPISANSQADKPVTIRPMWQIEREAIQQAIDYCDGNVLNAAVLLELSPSTVYRKKQAWEAEDEQQLV
- a CDS encoding ATP-binding protein; this encodes MTLRSKTILGIAVIEITVLVILVLSAMSFLSDSNEKQLLQRANSSAVMFTHAAKDAVLSTDIATLEDLVQEFMTLEDVAYVRVLRNGQEMACAGDKQLLQRSMLSDSSLNDVDDGIFDLRTPIESNGTVFGYVDIGFETNAIKTMLDEAQKAIISIATIEVVLVAIFSFILGTYLTRNLSRLTAAANTVGQHGPGFQLNEHSKDELGEVTKAFDEMSAKLERDYQVLTEAREGAEQANDSKSRFLASMSHEIRTPMNGVLGILNILEETKLTDEQKKLVNTATESGHFLLSVINDILDFTRMESNTLILEDKPFDFRHCVESVVDSFSPTASNQNLILHCYIEGTVPSKVSGDKNRVKQILLNLIGNAIKFTHEGSVTIKVRSEAVTQNKAKIVCQIQDTGIGISKSAIEYLFDEFTMVDQTYSRSKEGSGLGLAICRRLCNLMDGEVSVESEPGIGSTFTFDITLAIADDLITSPTTTPKRQELLRPDARILVAEDNKANQLVIREMFKRVGLSIDIAENGKHAVSMVQEYQYDLIFMDISMPEMDGMEACQAIRHLEDDHTANLPIIALTAHSLAGDKEKFLASGMDDYLSKPLRLSQLIEKINLFLNNDSVEDEAQRIEPSRLNEQHNTYKKTQQNLSNQRKETAGLELVDEQILQQMIEDTSAEVIPLLIDHYVEESEQRLAKIYKAMDDKDKETLEFEAHTLGSSSLALGNRTLSNLARKIEHMCLDGQKEQAFSFKQELEHLAQQSLQALEERKQQGFSEPTQL
- a CDS encoding glycosyltransferase family 4 protein, encoding MSNNSSDEVWLVIDSLTFGGIETHVLELAKGLKQFQVPVTVLFLCTYPQRQLLEEKLETNQIPTKHLDGDGHSYFITLLHLVRMHRPALLHAHGYKASITTKLIRLLTGVRQISTYHAGETPSGKVWLYDFIDRFTSFVSNHSIAVSDKIAEKLVSRTICFNNFIDTRETQHSKGQQIAFVGRLCHEKGPDRFIELANANYQLKFDIYGSGVLEDELKQLATDNVRFHGHQNNMNAIWPNVGVLIICSRYEGLPMTALEAMARGIPVFSLKVGNMPSLIAHQTNGYLVNNMDELGLALTTFLTQNEKQTAQLKQQAVETIEQSYSQSAVIPQILELYFPRAC
- a CDS encoding SLBB domain-containing protein; its protein translation is MKWTNYIALFLLTSLCSFAQANEERVQIGDLIQVNLPGESSLNKGFQVDKRGRITLPEVGALYVAGYSEPQLEQAVKDALEKVYRDLSSASVYIAEQQILISVQGYVNSPGEYTLSKTSDIQMAIHAAGGLRAGAQLNNLFIKRGKDKIKFNYKTFLDTGDETLLPELESLDTIFIPASPLVGNIEQEFDANKLANAGDSADGRTAIKVFGEVNAPGSFSFKANTDLVDVIMRAGGVTRYASVEQIRVISDNTPKLFNLKTYLDSGDVSLLPTLTPGTTIFVPKQEEEIKAGANVVYIMGEVASPGAYEGKKNASFMDILANAGGPTRYAESRQIRVIKADGKVIKFDLTAFTEGLTRKSPPAIGPGDAIFVPEKTDMNEKSWLKIAPSRAVSVIGEVVRPGRVEWSDEMDLMDLLSHVGGPTLRADTSKIEVVTAGNKLHIFNLDEFILNGAPNSELPNISAGAIVRVHDLPQDPSDNKSQWVRQSSDASIYVFGQVNAPGRYRFTKDMHFLDILSAADGPTKDADIHNIRITHRDKTYSKVSKLNLSLYFETGDESLLPNVTMGDTIYIPEKDKIWLDRSKESTVRVLGAVNNPGRYVFDDNMTVLDLLAEAGGPSERAYLEKISIVNMSCCQGQARTFDLIDFSKTANIYKLPVLRAGDTIYVPDRNESFLEKARVGLEDILRLTTTIVLIGAL
- a CDS encoding P-loop NTPase family protein, encoding MIIPATHTEIEQIYLTAEMSECRSLCITACQSGDGVTSVVAALAERYLLAGHRTLVVDLNTFHPAFECIDIAPSDDDNVGLLVEHASTHQMFTGLTVPNNQSALLAYKDPAQLQNAVTQWLTQYDRVICDTSPLLHINRGNIPAQVVASACDQTALVIMGGKTSSGQLEKALQLINNPSISLLGSVLNLKQQATLAQEMVRELNRLKFIPKSWRDKWASKILTNEFLAQSA